The Candidatus Zixiibacteriota bacterium genome includes a window with the following:
- a CDS encoding MreB/Mrl family cell shape determining protein, translating into MSLFKFFSNDIGIDLGTANTLIYVSGQGIVLNEPSVVATEVSSGKVVAIGKKAKEMLGRTPGEIKAIRPLKDGVIADFEITEKMLSSFIKKVIRHKHLMKPRILICVPSGITEVEKRAVRDSAENAGAREVYLIQEPMAAAIGVGLPVDQPSGVMIIDIGGGTSEIAVIALYGIVNNKSIRIAGDEINEAIVMYLKKNYNLLIGELTAEEIKIKIGSAFPMEREESLEIKGRDLVAGVPKNMKVSSAQVREAVTEPVEAIIEAVRLSLEATPPELASDILDRGIVLTGGGALLRSLAKRIRHETNLPVYVADDPMTCVARGCGIVLENMSAFSKVLIRSRND; encoded by the coding sequence ATGTCGCTGTTCAAGTTTTTTTCAAACGATATCGGTATCGATCTGGGGACCGCCAACACGCTGATCTACGTCAGCGGGCAGGGTATAGTTCTCAATGAGCCCTCCGTGGTGGCAACCGAAGTCTCCTCTGGAAAAGTGGTCGCAATCGGCAAGAAGGCCAAAGAGATGCTGGGACGTACCCCAGGTGAGATAAAGGCTATTCGCCCCTTAAAAGATGGTGTAATCGCGGATTTCGAAATCACCGAGAAAATGCTCTCGTCATTTATCAAGAAGGTTATCCGTCATAAGCATCTTATGAAACCGCGTATTTTGATCTGTGTGCCTTCCGGTATCACTGAAGTCGAGAAGCGAGCGGTTCGTGATTCGGCAGAGAATGCCGGTGCGCGCGAGGTTTACCTGATTCAGGAGCCGATGGCGGCCGCGATTGGTGTCGGGCTCCCGGTCGATCAACCCTCGGGGGTGATGATTATCGACATCGGTGGTGGAACATCCGAAATCGCAGTGATTGCCCTGTACGGTATCGTCAACAACAAGTCGATCCGGATTGCCGGAGACGAGATCAACGAAGCGATCGTCATGTACCTGAAAAAGAACTACAATCTCCTGATCGGCGAATTGACCGCCGAAGAAATCAAGATAAAAATCGGCTCCGCTTTCCCGATGGAGCGCGAGGAATCTCTCGAAATCAAGGGACGCGACCTTGTGGCCGGGGTGCCCAAGAACATGAAGGTGTCCTCAGCCCAGGTGCGCGAAGCTGTAACCGAACCCGTTGAGGCGATTATCGAGGCGGTGAGGCTCTCGCTGGAGGCCACCCCTCCTGAACTGGCCTCTGATATTCTTGACCGCGGGATCGTACTTACTGGTGGTGGCGCCCTGCTTCGGTCCCTGGCCAAACGGATCCGTCACGAGACTAATTTACCTGTTTATGTCGCCGACGATCCGATGACTTGCGTGGCCCGGGGATGCGGTATCGTGCTGGAGAATATGTCAGCCTTCAGCAAGGTGCTGATCCGGTCCCGCAATGATTGA